In Gymnogyps californianus isolate 813 chromosome 1, ASM1813914v2, whole genome shotgun sequence, the following are encoded in one genomic region:
- the LOC127029731 gene encoding histone H3 — MARTKQTARKSTGGKAPRKQLATKAARKSAPATGGVKKPHRYRPGTVALREIRRYQKSTELLIRKLPFQRLVREIAQDFKTDLRFQSSAVMALQEASEAYLVGLFEDTNLCAIHAKRVTIMPKDIQLARRIRGERA; from the coding sequence ATGGCGCGCACGAAGCAGACGGCGCGTAAGTCGACGGGCGGGAAGGCGCCCCGCAAGCAGCTGGCCACCAAGGCGGCCCGCAAGAGCGCGCCGGCCACGGGCGGCGTGAAGAAGCCGCACCGCTACCGGCCCGGCACGGTGGCGCTGCGCGAGATCCGGCGCTACCAGAAGTCGACGGAGCTGCTGATCCGCAAGCTGCCCTTCCAGCGCCTGGTGCGCGAGATCGCGCAGGACTTCAAGACCGACCTGCGCTTCCAGAGTTCGGCCGTGATGGCGCTGCAGGAGGCGAGCGAGGCCTACCTGGTGGGGCTCTTCGAGGACACCAACCTCTGCGCCATCCACGCCAAGCGCGTCACCATCATGCCCAAGGACATCCAGCTGGCCCGACGCATCCGCGGCGAGCGCGCTTAA